The Gemmatimonas aurantiaca genomic sequence CGATGCGCGCGCTGCGATGCATGCGCCACGCCAGCGCACCGAGCCGGTCTTCGGGACGCACATGGAAGTCCCGGTCCCAGAGGAACATCTCCCAGTACAACGACTGCCCCTCGTTCCAGAACGGCGTCGAGAACATCCGGCGATGCGGATTGTAACGCGCCGACATGAACCCCTGCAGATGATGCCCGGGATTGAGCTCGTGAAACACCACCGCCCGGGAGAAGTACGGATTGTTTCCCCGCAAACTCATGAGCTTCTCTTCTTCCGTCATATCCGCCGTGGGATAGGACACGAGAATGTTCTCGCCCCCGAGGAAGAACGGACTCACCCGCTGTCGCTCGGGCGAGAGCATCTCCATGCGCCAGTCCTCGCGCGCCAGTGCAGGGATGGTCACCCAGTCGTGTTTGTCGAAAAAAGACTCGGCTTCATTGGCGAGATCACGAATGAGATCCGGCTGCTTACCCGGCTCCACATACGCATCCTTGATCTTCTCCATCGCGGCCTTCCAATCGTCACCAAACCCCATCTGCCGCGCCGCCTTCTTCGCCTCGGCTTCGCTGAACGCATACTCCTTCTCCGCGATCGCGATCAGTTCCTCGGCCGAATACGGAATCATGGCGTGACGCAGATCCATCGCCAGCCCCTCGGCACCGATGGGATCCCCGATGATCGGTTCATTGGCCGCCGCTGCGTTGCGCGCTCCGCCACCGCCCGGAGCGCCACCGCCCTGCTGCCCTCCTGCCGGTGCACCGGGCGTCCCACCCTGACCGGCCGGCGCGGCGTTTGCCACCTGGATCCCCACGAGTCGCTGGCGTACCGTCTGCGCATAGCGCCGCAATGACTCGTCGAGACGCTGCCAGGGATTCGTCACCCACCACGAAAAGAGCGGATCGTAGCCGTTGTAGTAGCGATACCAGTTCGTCACCACCGACCGCACCTGATCGACCTCATCGGCCGCACGATTGGCCGCCGTGCGCGACACCCGCGGCACGGCGGGACGCGCTCGCGTGGCCGTGTCCCCGGCCGGCCGCGCGGGCGCCGGTTCGAGCAGCGCGCGCAGACTGTCCACCTGCTTCGTCACATCGGCCAGCAGACGGGCCGATTTCTGACCATCCACCGACAGCAACTCACGACGGTCTTCCTGCAACTTGAGCAGCGTCGGCGCAAAGGGAGTGAGCGCCGCCGTCTCACGCAGTTGCTGGTCCTCGCGGCCCATCAGCTCGAGCTGATATCGCAGATGGTTGTCCAACAGGACATAGTCCACCTTTCCTTCCTGCGACAGCTTGCCAAAATCGAACTCGGCCAGCCGCTGACGCCATGTGCCGTAGAAGTTCTTCAGACGCGCACGACGCGAAGGCGAATCCGGCGTGTCATAACGACGTTGCAGCGACCCCGCATCGGCAGAATAGCGCACCACGATGTCCGCCAGTTCGCTCGTGGTGCTGGTCATGACCGAGCCCAGCACCGGTACACTGGCCTTGGGATCGGCGGGGAAGATCTGTCGCGTGGTGGGCGGGATGCCGGCGCTCTGTGCCGTCGCGACGTCCGGATGCGCAAGGAGCATGGAAACCGTTGCCAGTACGGTCACGGGAAAAGCGACGGTCGAGCGAGCAGACATTGCGGAGAACTCCGGCATCACGGAAGGGAACGACCAAGCGAGTGGCGATGAACTTGTCGCGCCATCCGGCGTTGCACCAGCGGCAACGATCACCGCAGCGCTTCCAACACCTCCCACCGCTCCATCATCGCCAGCACCTCCTCGTCTAACTGCGCCGCCCGCGCCTGCAACGCCACCACGCGCGCACCATCGCGCAGGACCATTGGATCGGCCAGTTGCGCATAACACCCGTCACGCTCCTCCTCGGCGGCGGCGATCCGGTCGGGAAGTCCATCGAGTTCGGCGGACTCCTTGAATGAGAGTTTGCGCCTCTTCTCTTTGACTGGTGCGGCGGATGGCCGTGCCGGGGCGGCTTCCGATGCGCGGGCGGGCGCCAGCACCGCCTCCGCGGGCACCGGACGCTGACGGATCCAGTCGGAGTACCCACCGACGTACTCGTGCACCTCTCCCCGTCCTTCGAACACCAGGGTGCTCGTCACCACGGCATCGAGAAAGGCACGGTCGTGCGACACCAGCAGCAGCGTGCCACCGAACCCCAGCAACAGCGACTCGAGCACGTCCAGCGTCTCCATGTCGAGATCGTTGGTGGGTTCGTCGAGCACGAGCACGTTGAACCGTTTCGTGAACAGCCGCGCCAGCAGCAACCGATTGCGTTCACCGCCACTCAGGGCGCGAATGGGCGTGCGCGCACGATCCGGTGAGAACAGGAAATCCTGCAGATAGCCGTGCACATGCCGGCGCTCGTTGCCGATCTGCACCCATTCACTGCCTTCGCCGATGCTTTCGAAGACCGTCTGCTCGGGATCGAGCTGTTCACGCAACTGATCGAAGTACGCGATCTCGAGATTGGTGCCGTGCCGCACCACGCCGGCATCCGGAGCGAGTTCGCCGAGCAGCAACCGGATGAGCGTGGTCTTCCCCGAGCCATTGGGTCCGATGAGTCCCACCCGATCGCCGCGCATGATCGTGGTGGTGAGATCGCGCACGATGGGACGGTCGCCATGCGAAAAAGTCAGCCCCTGCGTTTCGATGACGAGACGTCCGGAGCGATCGGCTTCCTGCACCTGCGCGCGCGTAGTACCAACGCGTTCCCGTCGGGTCGCGCGATCCACGCGCATCGCCTCGAGCGCGCGCACGCGGCCTTCATTGCGCGTACGACGTGCCTGGATACCCGTTCGGATCCACACCTCTTCCTGCGCCAGGCGACGATCGAAGTCCTCCCACGCTTTCGATTCGGCGTGGAGCATCGCGTCCTTGCGCTCGAGATAGGTCTCGTAGCTCGTGCCAAAATCCGCGAGCTGGCCGCGATCGAGTTCCACCACGCGCGTGGCCACACGACGCAGGAAGGCGCGATCGTGCGTGACGAACACCAGCGTGATGCCCTGCGCGATGAGATACGTCTCCATCCACTCGATGGCATCGATATCGAGATGGTTGGTGGGTTCGTCCAGCAGCAGCACATCGGGCGCACTGACGAGGGCACGGGCCAGCAGCGTCTGCCGGGTGCGTCCACCGGATGCGTGCTCGATGAGCGCGTCGGCATCGAGCTGCAGATGCTGCAACACGGTCTCCACCCGTCGATGCAGTTGCCAACCATCGGCGGCATCGATCTGCCGGTGACGGCGATCGAGTTCCGCCAGCGCGGCGTCGGAGTGATCGGTGCTCACCCGCACCGAGGCCGCGTGAAACGCCGTGAGCAAACGTCCGCGCTCTCCGAGCCCCGATGCCACCACATCGAAAATCGAGCCGGAGAGCGTACGTGGCACATCCTGTTCGAGACGGGCCACGGTGACCCCGCCCTGCCGGACCACGAGGCCATCGTCGGGAGCGAGCGTGCCGTCGAGCACCTGCATGAACGTGCTCTTGCCGGCGCCGTTGCGTCCCAGCAGACACACCCGCTCCCCGCGTTCGATGGCGAAGTTCGCGCCATCGAGCACCGGCGGTCCGCCAAACGCGATCGTGGCGCCCTGCAGCGAGATCAGCGCCATGGACTGCACCAGGATGCGCGCTGCGAATGCGGACCATGCCCTGCCCTGCGGTTTCTCCGTCCCATGGGCGCAAGCTCGCCCGACCGGGGACGCAATGCAACGCCTGTCCGTGATGGTATTTGGTATATTTCGGGATGTCCGTCGCCGAGCCGCGACCCCTCGGGGCTTCACTGCCGCGGCAGGCCCCGATCCTGCTCTATGACGGTGAATGTGGAGTCTGCGCCGCGAGTGTACAGTTCGTGTTGCGGCACGAACGGGCTTTGGCATCCGCGGCGCACCGTCTGTATTTCGCCCCGTTGCGGGGAGAGGTCGCGAGCAGGCTCCGGAAGGAGCACCCGACGCTGGCCGGTGTCGATTCCGTCATCTGGGTGACCGGTATTTTGGGCCACTCTCCCGCGATCCTCGTCCGGAGTGATGCGGTGCTCGCGGTGCTGCGTTATCTGGGTGGCCCCTGGCGCTGGCTCGCGGCGGCAGGGCGTATCGTCCCCCGCGGGTTTCGCGATACCCTCTACGGGATGATCGCCCGCCGGCGTTACCGGCTGGCCCCGCGCAGGTGTCTGCTGCCGTCGGCGATCGGCCCCTCGCGCTTTCTGGATTGAACGGGCAGGATTCTGCATGACGCTTCCATTGCCCGAATACGACCAGCTCGATGGTCTCGCCATGGCGGACCTCGTGCACCGGAGGGAGATCACGCCCACGGAGCTGGCCGAGGCGGCGCTCGCCCGCATGGCCGCCCGCAATCCGGCGCTCAATGCCATCGTGCGTCCGCTCGAGGCGATGGCCCGTGAGATGGCGCAGGCACTGGAGGCCGCGCTGAAAGCATCACCCGATCATCACGCGCCGTTCGTCGGTGTGCCGATGGTCATCAAAGACATGCTCGCCAACATCGCGAACGTGCCCACCAGCTTCGGCAACCATCGCCTGCAGCAGATCGTGGCGCCGGATGACAGCGAACTCGTCGCGCGGTACCGACGGGCCGGCGCGGTGTTCATCGGCAAGTCCAACACACCGGAGTTCGGACTCACGCCATTCACGGAGAGCGAAGCGTTGGGGCCGGCGCACAATCCCTGGGACACCGGCAAGACCACGGGCGGATCGAGCGGGGGTTCGGGGGCGGCTGTCGCCGCGCGCATCGTCCCGATCGGTCATGGTGGTGATGGCGGCGGCTCCATCCGCATCCCGGCATCATGCAACGGCGTCTTCGGTCTCAAACCGAGTCGTGGTCGCATGCCCACCGGCCCGGTGTTCGGCGATTCGTGGCGGGGGTTCGTGCAGGAGCATGTGCTCACCATCAGCGTGCGCGATTCGGCGGCGATGCTCGACGCCACTGCCGGTGAGGACATCGGCACACCGGTGGCCTGTCCGCGGCAGGAGCGCCCCTATCTCGACGAAGTGCAACGTGACCCGGAGCCCCTGCGTATCGCGGTGACCACCACGCCATTCTTCGGCAAGGATGTGCATCCCGATTGCATCGCGGCGCTCGACGATGCCGCGACGCTGCTGTCGTCGCTGGGGCATCATGTCGAGCGCGCGGAGCCCGTGGTGAACGGCGCGGCGCTGGCGCGTGCGTTCCTCACCATCGTGGCCGGTGAATGCCGCGCCGATATCGCATGGCTTGGCCAGCAACTCGGCCGCCGTCCGCGCATGGATGACGTGGAGGTCTCCACCTGGGCACTCGGCCTCGTGGGCCGCTCCCTCAGCGCGGGCGACTATGCGAGCGCCGCGCGTGAACTGCAGATGGCCGGTCGCGTCGTCGGTCGTTTTCACGAACGGTACGATCTGCTGCTCACGCCCACACTGGCCGCACCGCCCTTCACCATCGGCGCGCTGCAACCCACGGCGCTGGAACGGGCCGCGTTGAGTGTGATCGGTCGTTTCGGACTGGGCAATGCATTGCGTGCCGCCGGCATGCTGGACGACATCGTCGACAAGGTCTACGCATTCATGCCCTACACGGCGCTGTTCAATGTCACGGGTCAGCCGGCGATGTCGGTGCCGCTGTACTGGAATGCGACGGGGCTGCCCATCGGCACGCAGATGGTTGCGCGGTTCGGCGATGAAGCCACCCTGTTTCAGGTGGCCGGTCAGTTGGAACGCGCGAGACCGTGGGCCGCGCGCGTTCCGTTCTGACTGTATCAGCTCACCGTCACCCTCCACCCGGCTTCACTTCCGCACCATCGCCCCCACCAACTTCGCCACCGCGCCCAGCGTGGTCTGCGCGGCATTCAGTCCCAGCCGGAAATCGGCGTCACTGAAGGTGATGAACAGATCGGTGGGCTGATGCCAGTGGGGATCCCATCCGCTGCCGATCTGCGTGCCGCGTTCGTTCTCCCGCATGCTCACCGACGCCACGAGATCCTGAAATGGACCCGAGTCGGTGTTGGTCATGTGCGGCCCCACCTGCGCGGGATAGTCGGTCGCGTATTTCGTATTCGCTCCATGCAGCGCCCACGCCAGCTCGGCCGATTGCTTCGCCATCTTCGAGTTGGCCTGGAACTCGATGTTCACGTCGGCTTCGGGACGCTGATCCTTCGGGATGGTGCCATCGGCCTTCGGCATGCCATGATCGAACATCATCATGTCGTGCTGGATCATGCCGAGCCAGCGGGGCTCGGGATACTTCCCTGAACCCTTCGGTTCTTCGATGCCCTGCAGACGTGCGCGCTGATCGACGTAGGCATGCGCACCGTTGAGGCCCGTCTCCTCGTTGTTCCAGAGGATGAAGCGCACCGATCGTTCGGTCTGCACACGCGGATCACTGAAGATGCGCGCCAGCTCCATGACGATGGCCGTGCCCGATGCATCGTCATTGACGGCTTCTCCCCATCCGATGCCGTCCATGTGCCCACCGACGATGTACATCTCGTCGGGACGTGTCGTGCCGACTTTCGTGCAGTACACCTCCTGGCGCCTGCCCGGCGTGCTGGGCTCCGCATTCAGCGCGCGAAGACGGGCATCGGGCTGCCGCAATGAATCGTTGTTCACGCCCGTACGTGTCCGGATGCCACGCGGCCGGCCACCACCAACGGCCGTGAGAGCGGCAGGCGGACGATTCGCCGCGTTGCCGGCACCGCCGGTATTCGCAGGACGCGGCTGCGGCGCCGGCGGATTGTATTCGTACGTGATACGCTCCGTGTTCGTACAGCCGTAGCTCCTGAGCTGGGCTTCGATCCAGTCCACCGCATCACGATTGCGCTTGGTGCCCTGGCGGCGGTCACCGAACTGCGCGAGGCCTTTGATGGTGGCCTTGTATTTCGCGAGATCGAGTTGGGAGACCATCACCGCCACCGGGTCGGCGGAGTCGATCACGATGGACGCGGTGGGCAGTACCGCCGGAACCGCGGCGGTCGACGCCCCCGACTGCGCGCCGGTGGCGCACACCGGAATGGAAAGCAGGCAGGCCGCCATCAATGGGGTGATGCGGGCCACGCGGGAACGGGAAAGCATGGGCAGGTGGGAAGACATGGGGATGATCCGTTCAAACCCTGCGGTGGGAACACTCTGTCCAAACGGTGGCAGGAATGGATCGGGCCTCGTCGCCCGACGCCTGCCGTTTCTGCAATCGCTCCGCAGAGACACGTGAAACCTCGCACCGCTGACCACGTGGTGTCAGGGGTCCGGGTCAATCACATCAACATCGGGTCTCATGAGTCCTTCCCTGCGAAACAACCCGCAGCGTCCGCGTGGTCTTCGTCCGACGTCGTGGCCGAACACCGGCCTCATGACCGGGGCCGTGAGTGCGGTCTTCCTGACGTTCACCAGTCCCCTCCAGGCACAGACCGAACGCCAGACGCTCAGCGGCGAGCGCGTGGCCCTGTACAATCTGGCGGGCGAAGTGCGCATCGAACGTGGACGTGGACGTGGACGCACCGTGGAATTCGAGATCACCCGCCGCGGCGCCGATGCACGCCGGCTGCGCATCGAAACCGGTACGGTGCGTGGCATCCCCACGCTGCGCGTCATCTATCCCGACGACGACATCGTCTACAGCCCCGCGTCGGAGCGCAACCGGGGCGCCACCGACAGCCGCATCAACGACGATGGTACCTGGGGTGGCGACAACGGCTGGCGCGGCGGACGACGCGTGCGCATCCGTTCGCGTGGTGATGGCATGGAAGCATGGGCCGACATCCGCGTGCTCGTGCCGGATGGGCAGAAGTTCAACGCCCATCTGCTGGTGGGTGAACTCAAGGCGATCGACGTCGACGCCACCCTCTCGCTCGATGCGGCCTCGGCGCGCATCACCGCCGAACAGGTGCGCGGCAATCTGGATATCGATACGGGATCCGGCGGTATCGTCGTGCGCGACGCCCGGGTATCGACGCTGCGTCTCGATACCGGTTCCGGTGGGGTCACCCTCGATGGCGTCACGGCCGAGGATTGCTCCATCGAGACGGGATCGGGTGGGGTGAGCGGCAGCGCCGCCAACTGTCAGCGTCTCGACATCGACGTGGGATCGGGCGGCGTGCGTCTCGAGGACGCCACCGCGGAAACCATCACCGTCGACGCCGGCAGTGGCAGTGTCTCTCTGGGCTTGCGTCGTTCACCACGTTCGGCCGCGATCGAATCGGGATCCGGTGGTGTCACTCTGAATCTGCCGGCCGACTTCAGTGCGACGGTGGACATCGAAACCGGCAGCGGTGGGATCAGCTCCGATTTCGAGATCAGGACCAGCCGTTTCGCGCGTCGCGAAATACACGGCACGATCGGTGATGGGCGCGGTCGCCTGCGTGTGGAAAGTGGTTCGGGATCGGTGCGCCTCAGACGGGCGCCCTGAGGATCGCCAGCAAGCGTCCGGTGAATCCGAATTCCCAGGTGGTTCCGTAACGAATGTCCGCCACCACATAGCGTCCCCGTTCACGCGTGACGACCACGGTGTCACGCCAGTTCACCGCGGGACGCTGTGTGGTGTTGGTGAAGGCCATCACCACCAACGCCGTGTCACCCTGCGTGATGGTGGTGTCGGGTCTGGCGCTGGTGCGTCCTTCGAACAGACTGCTGAAGGGATCCCCATCGGCGAAGACCGGCTTTTGATCGGGCCGCTCACGCGCCGCCGTCCGTCGCGCCTGATCCGCGTGCGCGAGGGCATCGGCCAGGGAGTCACTGAGAAAGGGCCGCAGTGCCGTGAGGGACAACGAATCGGGCACCGTCTGCACACCCAGCGCATCGAGCATGGCATAGAGTTGCACGGCGGCGTGCGCTGGCGTCTTCGCTTCGGATGGTGCGCACGAGACGGCACCACCCGCGCCGGCGATCAATGCGACGGTCGCCAGACACCGCTGAATCATGCGCGCTCCACGATGGCCAGGCATCATCACGCGACCGCCGGTTCGGATCGCACGGCGGCCCGCTTGTCGAGCTCCCGGTGCAGCAACCAGAACACGAATGCGGCCTGCAGCACCATCGTGCCCACCGACAGCCACCACAGATGCGCGAGTCGGAATGACGACTGACGCGCGAGCCACAGCGCCGGCAGCGCAAAGGTCACCAGACGCGACGCACTGCTGAACAGCGAGGGCATCGTGTTGCCCAGCGCCTGGAACATGCCGCTGCAGGTGAAGATCAGCCCCGTTGCCACGAAGTTCCACGAGATGATGCGCAGAAACTCCGCGGCCACGGCGATGACTTCCGCTTCCGGTGTGAATCCCTTCACCAGCAGGTCGGGGCGCCACTGACAGAGCAACGCCAGCACCGTCATGAGTCCTCCACCCATGATCACGGCCGACCGGAACGTTTCGCGCACCCGATCGAGATGTCCGGCGCCCATGTTCTGTCCGGCCAGCGGCGCCGCCGAGAAGGCGATGGCCATGGCCGGCAGGAAGATCGACTGCATCACCCGTGAACCGATGCCGTAACCGGCCTGCGCCGCCGCACCGAAGTCGCGAATGACATAGTAGTTCACCGCCGTGAACACGAACATCAGGGCGAATTCACCACCGGGCGGCACGCCGATCTTCAGCATGCGTCGTACGACATCCCAGCGCACGCCGAGCAATGCCCGCTGGAAGTACACGTAGTGCTCGAGTCGGAAGAAGTAGCCGAGCAGCAGCATCACACCGGCCGCGATGGCGATCGTGCTGGACAATCCCGCACCGGCCACACCGAGAGCACGACCGGTGCCCCACCCCGCGATGAGCACGGGCGCCAACACGATGTTGAGAATGACGGTGAGCATCTGCACCACCATCATCGGCTTGACGATGCCGGTGCCGCGCAACGCCGAGCCCATCGACACCAGGGCGAACTGCAGGGCCAGACCGGGGATGAACCAGCGCAGATAGGTGACGCCCGCGGCATGGGTGGCCGCATCGGCGCCCACGGTGTTCATGTACCGTTCGCACAGCGCGTATCCGCCCACCAGTGTGATGAGTGCGCACACACCGGCCCACACCACGCTCTGATTGAAGATCAGATTGGCGTCGTCGCGATCCTTGCGGCCGACGGCGTGCGAGATCAACGCCATCGTCCCCACACCGAGCACCTGGGTGAGCGCCATGACGATGTACTGCACATTGCCCGCCGCTCCCACGCCGGCCACCGCGGCGTCGCCGAGCCTGGCGACGAACCACAGGTCGACCAGGAAGTACAGCGTCTGGAAGATCATCCCCGCCGCCATGGGGAGGGCGAGGCGCAGCAGATGTCTGGGGATGGAGCCGTGAGTGAGGTCGCGCACGAGAAGAAAATTCGGGAGACTTCCGGAGAATCGATGGTTGGGAACGCTGGCGTACTGGGATCGGTCGCGCAATATCGCGGCCATATCAGGTCCTGTCGCCGGTGATTGCCGGTGATTGCCGGACCCGGATCGCCGGCCCAGTTTTCCATTTCCCACCGTTGCCCGCCCCTACCAGAACCTGTTCATGCGTCGCTTCGCCATCTTTGCGGGGTCCGCCCTCGCGGCATTCGTTGCGCTCGCCATCCCGGCCAGTCGTGCGGCCGGACAGTCCGACCCGTCCATGCCGCCGGTCAATGACCGCCCCAATCCGTTCCGGACGGTGGAGGGGTGGGCCAAACTGCCCGAGGGCCGAACGTGGGGCTCCACCAGCGCGGTCGCGATCGACAAGGACGGCCGGAGTATCTGGGTGGCCGAACGCTGCGGTGTGAACTCCTGCGCGGCTTCGTCATTGCCGTCGGTACTCAAGTTCGACGAACGTGGTACGCTCGTCACGGCGTTCGGCGCCGGCATGATTCTCTCGCCCCATGGTATCCATGTCGACCGGGACGGGAACATCTGGGTGGTGGATTGTACCTGCACCGGCGGCAGGACGCCGGCACCTCCGGGCAAGGGGCATCAGATCTACAAGTTCTCGCCCACCGGCACTCTCCTCATGACACTCGGCGCACCAGGCGGTGGCCGGGACAGCGCCTTCTTCTGGCAACCCAACACGGTCATCACGGCGCGCAACGGCGACATCTACGTGGCCGAGGGACATTCGTCGCGTGAGGGCTCCAACGCGCGCATTCTGGTGTTCGACGCGCAGGGCAAGCTCAAGCGGACCTGGGGCTCGTTCGGGAAAGGTGACGGACAGCTCGATCAACCGCATGCACTGGCCATGGATTCGCGCGGGCGCTTGTTCATCGGGGATCGTGGCAACAGCCGGATCCTGATCGTCGACGAGCAGTTCAGAGTGCTCGATACCTGGTATCAGTTCAGCAGCCCCAGTGGCATCTGGATCGATGCGCGCGATTCGATCTATGTGGCCGACTCCGAATCGGGATCGGTGAACCCGCCGCATGGGGCGTGGAAGCGCGGCATCCGTATCGGCAGCGCCCGGACCGGGGTGGTGACGGCCTTCATTCCCGATCCGGAGCCGAACCCGCCCACGACGAGCAGCGCCGAGGGCGTGGCCGTGGACGCGGCCGGCAATATCTACGGCGCGGAAGTGGGGCAGAAGGCGCTCAAGCGGTACGAGCGCAGGAAATAACGAAACAAGAAAACTGCTTTGCCGCGGATTACGCGGCAAAGCAGTTGCTGTTGGCCGTTACCGCTTCCTCGGCAACCGTAAAGCGACCAGGCTCGTGTTCTCCTCAGCTCCCGTCGCAAAGACGATGTACTGTTCGCCCTTGTGCAGGAACGTCATCGGCACCGCGGTGGTCTTGGCCGGAATCTCCAGCGCACCGACCTGTTTTCCACTCGCCTTGTCCAGCGCGAACAGCTTGGGCGGTTCACCCGGCAGACCGCCGCTGCGTCCCGTGCCGTAGATCAGCAACGACTTGGTCGTGATGGCCTGCGCCTGTCCACGGCCCGGAAGCTGCGGGATCGTGACCCCGCTCCAGATCGGATCACGGCTGGTCTGCTTGATGTATCCCGCGTTCGGCATCCACCACGCCTTGTCGCCCGTCTTCATGTCGTAGGCCGTGATGCCGCCATACTGTTTGGGCTTCAGAATCGAGATGCCGCCGATCATCGAGCCGGACGCACGTCCGGCAAACCCCACGTTCTCCGGCTTCTTGTAACCCGCCGGCGTCGGCAGCGCACCGATCAGACCACAGTTCGACGCCGGTGAGCTGTAGTCGAACTCCGAACACGGATCGTTGAGCAGCGACGTGGTGCTGAGTCCCGTGATCGAAGCCACGTACAGCAGACCCGTTTCCGGATCGTGCGTCGCGCCACCATCGATGTTCACGCCACCGCTCGCGCCTGGCGCATACCACGCACAACGGAACCCCGTCGAATCCTTGCCGTCACCTGCGGCGGGCGGAATGTAGTACGGCCCCATACGACACCGCTTCGCCAACACGAGCGCCGAGTCCCTGATGGCCGGCGTGTAGTCGATGAGATCCTCGGCCATCAATCCCTGCTGCGAATACGGAGCGGGTTTGGATGGAATGGGCTGTGTTGGTGCAGACTTCTCGCCCGGCACGCCACTCTGCAGCACCGGCTTCTCGTCGATCGGCCAGATCGGTTCGCCCGTGGCGCGGTCGAAGACATACAACCACCCCTGCTTCGTGGGCTGCGCCACCACCTTGCGCACGCGTCCGTTCACCGTGACATCCATGAGATTCGGCGCCATCGGTGCGTCGTAGTCCCAGATGTCATGATGCACCATCTGGTAGTGCCACTTGCGCTTGCCCGTCTTCACATCGAGCGCCACCAGACTGTTGCCGAACAGATTGTCACCCGGACGATGGCCGCCGTATTCGTCCATGAGCGGCATGCCGGCGGGGATGTACACCAGGCCGAGTTGTTCGTCGGCAGCATACGGCGCCCAGGCATCCACCTTGCCCACACCCTTCGTTCCCTGCTTCGACCCGTTCTTCCACGTCTCGGCGCCGAACTCACCAGGCTGCGGCACGAGATTGAACTTCCAGAGCAACCGGCCGGTGGGAATATCGAACGCGCGGATCGTGCCGATCGGGTTGGTCGCGCGAATGGGATAGTAGCCGTGAATGGACGAGTTGCCGACGATGAACACATTGCCCACCACCATGCCGGGTGAACTGGAGGCGACCTGCCCCTCGATTCCCACCGTGCCGTCGGCGCCGATCTTCTTCACCGGATCCCATGTCTCTCCCGGCTTCGCTTTGCGATACGGCGCGGCATCGGAGATGATGAGCGGACCGGAATCGTCGACGGCGAGCGGAACCATGG encodes the following:
- a CDS encoding DUF4097 family beta strand repeat-containing protein, translated to MSPSLRNNPQRPRGLRPTSWPNTGLMTGAVSAVFLTFTSPLQAQTERQTLSGERVALYNLAGEVRIERGRGRGRTVEFEITRRGADARRLRIETGTVRGIPTLRVIYPDDDIVYSPASERNRGATDSRINDDGTWGGDNGWRGGRRVRIRSRGDGMEAWADIRVLVPDGQKFNAHLLVGELKAIDVDATLSLDAASARITAEQVRGNLDIDTGSGGIVVRDARVSTLRLDTGSGGVTLDGVTAEDCSIETGSGGVSGSAANCQRLDIDVGSGGVRLEDATAETITVDAGSGSVSLGLRRSPRSAAIESGSGGVTLNLPADFSATVDIETGSGGISSDFEIRTSRFARREIHGTIGDGRGRLRVESGSGSVRLRRAP
- a CDS encoding PQQ-binding-like beta-propeller repeat protein: MTRRGATKLVALAVVATAVGGALLVRAGTSTAQPGKVLARGNAYGEWRHWGADQWSTRYSPLDLINASNFDSLEVAWEWKAGAFGKDEYYRTTPLYANGRLFTVASTRRVAMALDPSTGETLWMYRLDEGIRWQKAPRQFAGRGLSYWTDGTRERLLLVTPGYHLVSLDAKTGRPDATFGKSGVVDLMEGLGYPMVPLAVDDSGPLIISDAAPYRKAKPGETWDPVKKIGADGTVGIEGQVASSSPGMVVGNVFIVGNSSIHGYYPIRATNPIGTIRAFDIPTGRLLWKFNLVPQPGEFGAETWKNGSKQGTKGVGKVDAWAPYAADEQLGLVYIPAGMPLMDEYGGHRPGDNLFGNSLVALDVKTGKRKWHYQMVHHDIWDYDAPMAPNLMDVTVNGRVRKVVAQPTKQGWLYVFDRATGEPIWPIDEKPVLQSGVPGEKSAPTQPIPSKPAPYSQQGLMAEDLIDYTPAIRDSALVLAKRCRMGPYYIPPAAGDGKDSTGFRCAWYAPGASGGVNIDGGATHDPETGLLYVASITGLSTTSLLNDPCSEFDYSSPASNCGLIGALPTPAGYKKPENVGFAGRASGSMIGGISILKPKQYGGITAYDMKTGDKAWWMPNAGYIKQTSRDPIWSGVTIPQLPGRGQAQAITTKSLLIYGTGRSGGLPGEPPKLFALDKASGKQVGALEIPAKTTAVPMTFLHKGEQYIVFATGAEENTSLVALRLPRKR
- a CDS encoding MATE family efflux transporter produces the protein MRDLTHGSIPRHLLRLALPMAAGMIFQTLYFLVDLWFVARLGDAAVAGVGAAGNVQYIVMALTQVLGVGTMALISHAVGRKDRDDANLIFNQSVVWAGVCALITLVGGYALCERYMNTVGADAATHAAGVTYLRWFIPGLALQFALVSMGSALRGTGIVKPMMVVQMLTVILNIVLAPVLIAGWGTGRALGVAGAGLSSTIAIAAGVMLLLGYFFRLEHYVYFQRALLGVRWDVVRRMLKIGVPPGGEFALMFVFTAVNYYVIRDFGAAAQAGYGIGSRVMQSIFLPAMAIAFSAAPLAGQNMGAGHLDRVRETFRSAVIMGGGLMTVLALLCQWRPDLLVKGFTPEAEVIAVAAEFLRIISWNFVATGLIFTCSGMFQALGNTMPSLFSSASRLVTFALPALWLARQSSFRLAHLWWLSVGTMVLQAAFVFWLLHRELDKRAAVRSEPAVA